From a single Miscanthus floridulus cultivar M001 chromosome 8, ASM1932011v1, whole genome shotgun sequence genomic region:
- the LOC136472787 gene encoding heme A synthase COX15-like — protein MGSRVAAALLRRGRDQASSLLMPRLPRNAPASAPTPRVGSTSSSPSCGGGGGSCLLPPRPGPAGAFCSAYRFGSFHAFRSLAPKTVFGQCTRRMSTTAVALNSAAANGAANSGLKLLVTKGPQAQKAVGIWLFGCAAWVFSLVILGGITRLTRSGLSMTDWKFTGEIPPITDDAWQLEFEKYKQSPEYKRVNKGMSLEDFKFIYWMEYAHRMWGRALGFVFAGPFAYFIAKGYVTRQLGLRLSALFALGGAQGLIGWWMVKSGLQEPTSEYVQPRVSPYRLATHLTSAFVIYCGILWTALSVVMPDPPTGSMSWVNGAAKIRKLAIPVSAVVGITTISGAFVAGNDAGHAYNSFPKMGDSWIPEDVFSMEPFIRNFFENTSTVQLNHRILATTTLLSVGGLWLAARKIDMHPAVKSLIGSTLGMAALQVTLGISTLLMYVPTSLGSAHQAGALTLLSLMILLTHTLRRPSPALLKSISSAVKST, from the exons ATGGGTAGCAGGGTGGCCGCGGCGCTGCTCCGGCGGGGCAGGGACCAGGCATCCTCCCTGCTGATGCCTCGTCTGCCGAGGAACGCCCCTGCTTCGGCCCCAACGCCTAGGGTTGgatccacctcctcctccccctcctgcggcggtggtggcggaagCTGCCTCCTCCCGCCGAGGCCGGGGCCAGCGGGGGCCTTCTGTTCCGCTTACCGGTTCGGCTCCTTTCACGCCTTCCGATCCCTCGCTCCCAAG ACCGTATTTGGCCAATGCACAAGGAGAATGTCAACTACTGCAGTAGCACTGAACTCAGCTGCGGCCAATGGAGCAGCAAATTCAGGATTGAAGCTACTTGTTACGAAAGGGCCTCAAGCACAGAAGGCGGTCGGGATATGGCTCTTTGGGTGTGCTGCCTGGGTGTTCAGCTTGGTCATACTCGGAGGGATTACTCGGCTCACACGTTCTGGGCTGTCAATGACTGACTGGAAGTTCACAGGGGAAATACCTCCAATTACAGACGATGCGTGGCAGCTGGAATTTGAGAAATACAAGCAGTCACCTGAGTACAAGAG ggtgaacAAAGGAATGAGCCTTGAAGATTTCAAATTTATATACTGGATGGAGTATGCACACAGAATGTGGGGAAGAGCTTTGGGCTTTGTATTTGCGGGTCCTTTTGCATACTTTATTGCAAAAGGTTATGTTACCCGCCAACTTGGGCTCAGGTTGTCGGCTCTTTTTGCACTTGGTGGTGCACAAGGACTCATTGGCTGGTGGATGGTGAAAAGTGGCCTTCAG GAACCAACATCTGAGTATGTTCAACCAAGGGTTAGCCCGTACAGGCTGGCAACTCACCTGACATCTGCATTTGTTATATACTGTGGTATATTGTGGACTGCTTTGTCAGTAGTGATGCCTGACCCTCCAACCGGATCAATGAGTTGGGTTAATGGTGCAGCAAAAATCAGAAAGTTGGCAATTCCTGTCAGTGCTGTTGTAGGCATTACTACAATATCTGGAGCATTTGTTGCAGGCAATGATGCA GGGCATGCATACAATTCATTCCCAAAGATGGGTGACAGTTGGATTCCTGAAGATGTATTTAGTATGGAGCCTTTCATACGCAATTTTTTTGAGAATACATCTACAGTACAG CTGAATCACCGAATTCTCGCAACAACCACATTACTCTCTGTGGGTGGATTATGGTTGGCTGCAAGGAAAATAGACATGCATCCAGCAGTCAAGTCACTGATCGGAAGCACACTTGGGATGGCTGCTCTCCAG GTTACATTGGGCATATCTACACTATTGATGTACGTTCCAACCTCTTTGGGCTCAGCGCACCAAGCTGGAGCATTGACTCTGTTGTCACTTATGATCCTTCTCACTCACACTCTAAGAAGGCCGTCACCAGCTCTTCTTAAATCAATTTCATCTGCTGTGAAATCAACCTGA
- the LOC136469492 gene encoding BTB/POZ and MATH domain-containing protein 1-like, producing the protein MKRSDVESGYLIDGCVTFLCGIAALDVDDDRISVPASDLGSHLGRLLDLDRADDDGLSDVSFSVGGETFRAAVLAARSPVFRAQLFVAMADARMDRITVDGVQPAAFRILLRFMYTDALSMGNGSEIDSSSLSTELLKDLLAAADMYHLDRLKLMCAQKLWDRVSVETVAATLGCADTHNCPELKKKCIDFVMVDKIFKKVALTEGYLQLMQSFPSVMHEIRARVR; encoded by the coding sequence ATGAAGCGAAGCGACGTCGAATCCGGTTACCTCATCGACGGCTGCGTGACGTTTTTATGTGGAATCGCAGCCCTGGACGTGGACGACGACCGCATCTCTGTGCCCGCCTCGGACCTGGGGAGCCATCTCGGCCGCCTGCTGGACCTGGACCGCGCCGACGACGACGGCTTGTCGGACGTTTCCTTCTCGGTGGGCGGCGAGACGTTCCGCGCGGCCGTCCTCGCCGCGCGCTCGCCGGTGTTTAGAGCGCAGCTCTTCGTCGCCATGGCGGATGCTAGGATGGACCGCATCACAGTGGACGGCGTCCAGCCGGCGGCGTTCCGAATCCTGCTGCGGTTCATGTACACCGACGCACTGTCCATGGGCAACGGCAGCGAGATCGACAGCTCTTCTTTGAGTACCGAATTGCTTAAGGATTTGCTTGCAGCGGCAGACATGTACCACCTGGACAGGCTGAAGCTCATGTGCGCGCAGAAGCTGTGGGATCGTGTGTCGGTGGAGACTGTGGCGGCGACGTTAGGTTGCGCTGACACGCACAACTGCCCAGAGCTGAAGAAGAAGTGCATCGACTTCGTGATGGTGGATAAAATTTTTAAGAAGGTGGCGTTGACCGAGGGGTACTTGCAGCTGATGCAGAGCTTCCCGTCAGTTATGCATGAGATCAGAGCAAGGGTACGGTAG